A genomic window from Sphingobacterium spiritivorum includes:
- the accD gene encoding acetyl-CoA carboxylase, carboxyltransferase subunit beta, whose product MSWFKREKAGINTATENKKEAPDGLWNKCPSCKKPLLNIEQIENNYVCQYCGYHIRIGSAAYFSILFDDNNFTELFSDLRSGDPIHFVDTKPYAERLVEVQAKTGLKDALRSAHGKLNGQDLVVACMDFTFIGGSMGSVVGEKIARSIDYCLEHKIPFMLISKSGGARMMEAAFSLMQMAKTSAKLALLSQAKIPYICLLTDPTTGGVTASYAMLGDINIAEPGALIGFAGPRVIKETIKKDLPKGFQTSEFLLEHGFLDFIVDRRELKQKISTFLKLVK is encoded by the coding sequence ATGAGTTGGTTTAAAAGAGAGAAAGCAGGGATAAATACCGCAACTGAAAACAAAAAAGAAGCTCCAGACGGGCTTTGGAATAAATGTCCTTCGTGTAAAAAACCCCTGTTAAATATTGAACAAATTGAAAACAACTATGTATGTCAGTACTGTGGTTACCACATTCGTATTGGCTCTGCAGCATATTTTTCGATTCTGTTTGATGATAACAATTTCACCGAACTGTTCAGCGATTTAAGATCCGGAGACCCTATTCACTTTGTGGATACCAAGCCTTACGCTGAGCGTCTGGTAGAGGTGCAGGCCAAAACCGGCTTAAAGGATGCGCTACGCAGTGCACACGGTAAATTGAATGGTCAGGATCTGGTAGTCGCTTGTATGGATTTCACTTTTATCGGCGGTTCTATGGGCTCTGTTGTGGGTGAGAAAATCGCAAGATCTATCGATTACTGTCTGGAACATAAAATTCCTTTTATGCTGATCTCCAAATCGGGTGGTGCCCGTATGATGGAAGCAGCATTTTCGTTGATGCAGATGGCGAAAACTTCAGCAAAACTTGCTTTATTGAGTCAGGCTAAAATCCCGTATATCTGTTTATTGACGGATCCGACTACAGGTGGTGTGACAGCATCATATGCCATGCTGGGTGATATCAATATTGCTGAACCGGGAGCTTTGATCGGCTTTGCAGGACCGCGCGTTATCAAAGAAACAATCAAAAAAGATCTTCCTAAAGGTTTCCAGACTTCTGAGTTTTTACTGGAACATGGATTTTTAGATTTTATTGTAGATCGCCGGGAATTAAAACAGAAAATTTCAACTTTTCTAAAGTTGGTTAAATAG
- the tgt gene encoding tRNA guanosine(34) transglycosylase Tgt, with product MKFTLQANDKFSKARAGEIETAHGKIQTPIFMPVGTAGTVKAVHQHELKQDIEAQIILGNTYHLYLRPGLDVLNKAGGLHKFIGWDLPILTDSGGYQVYSLTEVRKIKEEGVTFRSHVDGSKHLFTPENVMDTQRVIGADIIMAFDECTPYPCDYGYARRSLDMTHRWLKRCCDRFDTTDPLYGYDQTLFPIVQGSVYKDLREKSAEVIASFNREGNAIGGLSVGEPAEEMYAMTEVVCNILPTEKPRYLMGVGTPINLLENIALGIDMFDCVMPTRNARNGMLFTQNGIINIKNEKWKDDFSPIEPESDLMADQVYTKAYLRHLIRSQEILGAQIASLHNLHFYLWLVNQAREKIVDGTFYEWKNKMVKVLGQRL from the coding sequence ATGAAATTCACGCTTCAAGCAAACGATAAATTTTCTAAAGCCCGTGCCGGGGAAATTGAAACGGCTCATGGTAAAATTCAGACGCCCATCTTTATGCCTGTCGGTACCGCAGGTACGGTCAAAGCCGTACATCAGCATGAACTGAAACAGGATATCGAAGCACAGATTATCCTGGGTAATACCTATCATTTATATCTGCGTCCGGGACTGGATGTCCTTAATAAAGCCGGAGGTCTTCACAAATTTATCGGGTGGGATCTCCCTATTCTGACAGATAGCGGAGGCTATCAGGTATACTCCCTGACTGAAGTGCGTAAGATCAAAGAAGAAGGTGTAACATTCAGATCACATGTAGATGGTTCCAAACATCTGTTTACCCCGGAGAATGTCATGGATACACAGCGTGTCATCGGTGCAGATATCATTATGGCATTTGACGAATGTACTCCTTATCCCTGCGACTATGGATATGCCCGCCGTTCCCTGGATATGACCCATCGTTGGCTTAAGCGGTGTTGCGACCGGTTTGATACCACCGATCCGTTGTACGGATATGATCAGACACTTTTCCCGATTGTACAGGGATCTGTGTATAAAGATTTACGTGAAAAATCTGCAGAAGTCATTGCTTCCTTCAACAGGGAAGGAAATGCGATAGGCGGATTGTCTGTCGGAGAACCGGCCGAAGAGATGTATGCCATGACAGAAGTCGTATGTAATATATTGCCGACTGAAAAACCACGTTACCTGATGGGAGTGGGTACTCCGATCAATCTGCTGGAGAATATTGCACTGGGTATCGATATGTTTGACTGTGTAATGCCTACGCGTAATGCACGTAACGGTATGTTATTTACACAGAACGGAATTATCAATATCAAGAATGAAAAATGGAAAGATGACTTCTCTCCGATAGAGCCCGAAAGTGATCTGATGGCCGATCAGGTATATACCAAAGCCTACCTCAGACACCTGATTCGTTCACAAGAAATTTTAGGAGCCCAGATTGCTTCATTACATAATTTACATTTTTATCTTTGGCTTGTTAATCAGGCTCGTGAGAAGATTGTGGATGGCACATTTTACGAGTGGAAAAACAAAATGGTCAAAGTTTTAGGACAACGGTTGTAA
- the fbp gene encoding class 1 fructose-bisphosphatase: MTIMKTLGQFIIEKQADFPYAKGELSRLLRDIGIAAKVVNREVNKAGLADILGDAGQTNVQGEGQKKLDVYADEQFMKALNHGGECCVFASEEQDEAIYLDSTVSKDAKYIVCIDPLDGSSNIDVNVSVGTIFSIYRRKSVNDRATLSDILQKGTEQVAAGYIIYGSSTMLVYTTGKGVNGFTLDPSIGEFCLSHPNIKIPKSGSIYSINEGNYIKFPQGVKDYIKYCQVEDASTGRPYTSRYIGSMVADIHRNLLKGGIFLYPTTLSHPDGKLRLMYECNPIAFIVEQAGGKASTGQGRILDIVPSELHQRCPAFMGSPEMVEKVEEFMLRS; this comes from the coding sequence ATGACAATTATGAAAACCTTAGGTCAGTTTATCATTGAAAAGCAGGCCGATTTCCCCTATGCAAAAGGGGAGCTTTCCCGACTGTTACGAGATATTGGAATCGCGGCGAAAGTAGTCAACCGGGAGGTAAACAAGGCCGGACTGGCCGATATCCTCGGTGACGCAGGACAGACCAATGTGCAGGGGGAGGGGCAGAAAAAACTGGATGTTTATGCGGATGAGCAATTTATGAAAGCCCTGAATCATGGAGGAGAATGTTGTGTTTTTGCTTCGGAAGAACAGGATGAAGCCATTTACCTGGATTCGACAGTGTCCAAAGATGCCAAATATATCGTCTGTATCGATCCGCTGGACGGTTCCTCCAATATCGATGTGAATGTCTCCGTAGGAACGATCTTTTCTATATACAGAAGAAAATCCGTCAATGACCGGGCAACCTTAAGTGACATTCTGCAAAAAGGAACAGAGCAAGTCGCTGCAGGATATATTATCTACGGCTCTTCTACCATGCTGGTATATACCACCGGAAAAGGAGTTAACGGTTTTACACTTGATCCTTCCATAGGTGAGTTCTGTCTTTCACATCCCAATATCAAAATTCCCAAAAGCGGATCTATCTATTCGATTAATGAAGGTAACTATATCAAATTTCCGCAGGGCGTCAAAGATTATATCAAATATTGTCAGGTAGAAGATGCATCTACAGGCAGACCCTATACTTCCCGTTATATTGGATCCATGGTAGCCGATATTCATCGTAATCTGCTCAAGGGAGGTATATTCCTGTACCCGACTACACTGAGTCATCCCGACGGAAAACTAAGGTTGATGTACGAGTGCAATCCGATCGCTTTTATTGTAGAACAAGCCGGAGGAAAGGCGAGTACAGGTCAGGGAAGAATTCTGGATATCGTACCCAGCGAACTGCATCAGCGATGTCCGGCATTTATGGGTAGTCCTGAAATGGTGGAGAAAGTGGAGGAATTTATGCTCCGGTCTTAA
- the dprA gene encoding DNA-processing protein DprA, with amino-acid sequence MNTLLQIALTKVKGIGPRLSRSLLSHCDAVEAIFTASKKQLLTIPGINMAIIERLRSKELLLEAEKELSFISAHDIDLLWIEDNRYPRRLRECDDAPLVLYYKGSESLNPAKTISIVGTRKATAYGQRICDELIQELRLPGIQIISGLAYGIDISAHQAALRNQIPTLGIMGHGLDRIYPAAHRAIAAEMLSCGGLLTEFTSGTNPDRQNFPMRNRIIAGMADVTIVIEAASRGGALITAEIANTYNRDVCAFPGGIDQESSAGCNYLIKTNRAHLIRHASDLFYLMNWEQEQQQKPSAQLSLLPPQLSEEQEKIYQFLQQQNPAPIDEIAIHCALPQSQLAISLLELEMEGIILSMPGKVYKLHHIYQH; translated from the coding sequence ATGAATACTTTACTACAAATAGCTTTGACCAAAGTAAAAGGTATTGGTCCCCGATTGTCACGATCTCTTCTTTCTCATTGTGACGCTGTGGAAGCTATTTTTACCGCTTCAAAAAAACAGCTTTTAACCATTCCGGGTATTAATATGGCTATTATCGAGCGTTTACGATCGAAAGAGCTGCTACTGGAAGCGGAGAAGGAGTTGTCATTTATTTCTGCCCATGATATAGATTTGCTCTGGATAGAAGACAATCGTTACCCGAGACGATTACGCGAATGCGATGATGCTCCTCTGGTGCTCTATTATAAAGGATCGGAATCACTCAACCCGGCCAAGACGATCAGTATAGTCGGCACGCGAAAAGCGACTGCATACGGGCAACGTATCTGTGATGAACTGATTCAGGAACTCAGGCTTCCCGGTATACAGATCATCAGCGGACTGGCTTATGGCATTGATATTTCTGCACATCAGGCTGCTCTCCGTAACCAGATCCCCACCTTAGGTATAATGGGTCACGGACTAGACCGTATATATCCGGCTGCACACAGGGCAATAGCCGCAGAGATGCTTTCATGCGGAGGTTTACTCACCGAATTCACGTCCGGTACAAATCCGGACAGGCAAAATTTTCCGATGCGTAACCGGATTATTGCCGGAATGGCTGATGTAACTATTGTTATTGAAGCCGCATCCAGAGGTGGTGCACTGATTACTGCAGAAATAGCGAACACCTACAACCGGGATGTATGTGCATTTCCGGGGGGTATAGATCAGGAATCATCCGCAGGATGCAATTACCTGATCAAAACTAACCGGGCCCACCTTATCCGTCATGCATCAGACCTCTTTTATCTGATGAACTGGGAACAAGAACAGCAACAAAAACCTTCGGCACAACTTTCTTTACTTCCTCCGCAGCTCAGCGAAGAGCAGGAAAAAATATATCAATTTCTGCAACAGCAGAATCCCGCTCCGATTGATGAGATTGCAATACATTGTGCATTACCTCAAAGCCAGCTAGCAATTTCTCTACTCGAACTGGAAATGGAAGGTATTATTCTCTCCATGCCCGGAAAAGTATATAAATTACATCACATATATCAACACTAA
- a CDS encoding metallophosphoesterase family protein gives MTKIGLISDTHSYLDEAVFTYFENCDEIWHAGDFGSLQVADALAAFKPFRGVYGNIDGKEIRVQYPENLRFMCEGVDVWITHIGGYPGRYSSAVKAEITANPPQLFICGHSHILKVQFDQKLKCLHLNPGAAGKHGWQKVRTLMRFDINGDKIENLEVIELANR, from the coding sequence ATGACAAAAATTGGATTGATATCAGATACACACAGCTATCTGGACGAGGCGGTGTTTACCTATTTCGAGAATTGCGATGAGATCTGGCATGCCGGCGATTTCGGATCGTTACAGGTCGCAGATGCGTTAGCTGCATTCAAACCTTTTCGCGGTGTATATGGGAATATAGACGGTAAGGAGATAAGAGTACAATACCCGGAAAATCTAAGATTTATGTGTGAAGGAGTGGATGTATGGATAACGCATATAGGAGGATATCCCGGACGTTACTCTTCTGCTGTGAAAGCTGAAATTACAGCCAATCCTCCACAATTATTTATCTGTGGACACTCTCATATTTTAAAAGTACAGTTTGATCAAAAATTAAAATGTTTGCATCTCAACCCTGGTGCAGCCGGTAAACATGGTTGGCAAAAAGTCAGAACATTGATGCGTTTTGATATAAATGGGGATAAAATTGAAAATTTGGAAGTTATAGAACTCGCAAATCGTTAA
- a CDS encoding LptF/LptG family permease: protein MKIIDWYIIKKYLSTFVFTMAIFTVVMVIFDVSEKLDNFLQYKAPISKIVFQYYAGFIPFYLNFLSPLINFIAVIFFTSKMADQTEIVPILSGGMSFNRMLRPYMIAASLIFAVTFVFNIYIIPRTNKMKVSFENVYVKPDKAGGSISATHMQIDSNTYVYIDNFDTRQKIGYNFVLEKFDGDRLKEKMIADRIRWDSVATKWKIENYTNRVINGLHERMDKADQKDTTLDMKPSDFEKYDNMFTAMNTDELSKRIDKEETRGTGMMTELLLEKYKRYIYPFSAFILTLMGVSLSSKKVRGGIGLSLGLGIALSFVYIVLIQFSTMFSLKGGLPPLIAVMIPNLIFLSLGLYLMYKAPK from the coding sequence ATGAAAATAATAGATTGGTATATTATTAAGAAGTATTTGTCGACGTTCGTCTTCACTATGGCTATTTTTACGGTGGTCATGGTTATCTTTGACGTTTCCGAAAAACTGGATAACTTTCTGCAATATAAAGCACCGATCTCTAAAATAGTATTTCAGTATTACGCCGGATTTATTCCTTTCTATCTGAATTTTTTATCTCCGCTGATCAACTTTATTGCTGTTATCTTCTTTACATCCAAGATGGCAGATCAGACCGAGATCGTGCCTATTCTGAGTGGAGGAATGAGCTTCAACCGAATGTTGAGGCCATACATGATAGCTGCATCTCTCATTTTTGCCGTCACTTTTGTGTTTAATATTTATATTATTCCCCGCACAAATAAAATGAAGGTGAGTTTTGAGAATGTGTATGTCAAGCCGGATAAGGCCGGAGGATCCATCTCTGCTACCCACATGCAGATCGACTCTAATACGTATGTGTATATTGATAATTTCGATACAAGACAAAAAATAGGGTATAATTTTGTACTTGAAAAATTTGATGGAGATCGTCTGAAAGAAAAGATGATTGCAGACAGAATCCGCTGGGATTCCGTTGCTACCAAATGGAAAATAGAGAATTATACCAATCGGGTTATCAATGGTCTTCATGAACGCATGGACAAAGCTGATCAGAAAGATACTACGCTTGATATGAAGCCCTCAGATTTTGAAAAATATGACAATATGTTCACGGCAATGAATACCGACGAACTGAGTAAGCGTATCGATAAAGAAGAAACACGGGGAACAGGCATGATGACCGAATTGTTGCTGGAAAAATACAAACGATATATATATCCGTTTTCCGCATTTATTCTGACGCTGATGGGCGTTTCTCTTTCTTCCAAAAAGGTGAGGGGAGGAATAGGATTAAGTCTGGGATTAGGTATCGCATTGAGCTTCGTGTATATTGTATTGATTCAGTTTTCAACGATGTTCTCGCTCAAGGGAGGTTTGCCTCCATTGATTGCAGTCATGATTCCGAATCTGATATTCCTGAGTTTAGGTCTTTATCTGATGTATAAAGCACCAAAATAA
- a CDS encoding MFS transporter, translating into MKETVSKKGIWKVIGASSMGTLIEWYDFFIFGSLSVVISTKFFPSDNPTAAFLSTLATFAAGFVVRPFGALFFGRLGDMIGRKYTFMVTLLLMGGATFLIGCIPSYDSIGFWAPLLVLILRLLQGLALGGEYGGAATYVAEHAPKGQRGYWTSWIQTTATFGLFISLIVILLTKSILSAEQFDAWGWRVPFMLSIIMVYVSYLIRKNMDESPEFQKAKTEGKVSANPLKESFGNRYNLKFVLLALFGAAMGQGVVWYTGQFYSMSFMKTVMFLDSDQADTILGTALLIGTPFFIVFGWLSDKIGRKWIMLSGMLLAILTYRPIYKAMYVVTDIHQKEEVLAKTIRTSGLDEVHNANFETTEKEYTDGTSSIVTTSATIGEAKETVKTTITIQGKNRVWLTALIFIQIIYITMVYGPIAAFLVEMFPVKIRYTSMSLPYHIGNGIFGGLLPAVSTYLASNAKMAQDPEFYLAGLWYPIIISAACLIIGALYINKSIIHKDVND; encoded by the coding sequence ATGAAAGAAACAGTTAGTAAAAAGGGAATCTGGAAGGTCATCGGAGCTTCCTCTATGGGGACACTGATCGAATGGTACGATTTCTTTATTTTCGGAAGTCTCTCCGTAGTCATTTCTACGAAGTTTTTTCCTTCAGACAATCCAACGGCAGCTTTTCTGTCCACGTTAGCCACATTTGCTGCCGGATTTGTGGTAAGACCATTCGGAGCCTTATTTTTCGGAAGACTGGGCGATATGATAGGCCGCAAATACACATTTATGGTCACCTTGCTCCTGATGGGAGGGGCAACTTTTCTGATCGGCTGTATTCCGAGTTACGATTCTATTGGTTTCTGGGCACCACTGCTCGTTCTTATTCTGCGGCTTCTGCAAGGATTAGCCTTAGGTGGTGAATATGGAGGTGCAGCCACATATGTAGCGGAGCATGCCCCGAAAGGTCAGCGGGGATACTGGACTTCCTGGATTCAGACAACGGCGACCTTTGGTTTATTTATTTCTCTGATTGTAATCCTGCTGACCAAAAGCATATTATCGGCAGAACAATTTGACGCATGGGGATGGCGAGTACCTTTTATGTTGTCCATTATTATGGTATATGTCTCTTACCTGATCCGTAAGAATATGGATGAGTCCCCGGAGTTTCAGAAAGCCAAGACGGAAGGTAAGGTATCGGCGAATCCTTTGAAAGAGAGTTTTGGCAACCGGTATAATCTGAAGTTTGTACTTCTGGCTCTGTTCGGAGCTGCTATGGGGCAGGGAGTAGTATGGTACACAGGACAATTCTACTCCATGAGCTTTATGAAAACGGTGATGTTTCTGGATTCAGATCAGGCCGATACCATATTAGGAACAGCGCTATTGATCGGAACTCCTTTTTTCATTGTTTTTGGTTGGCTCAGTGATAAGATCGGTCGTAAATGGATTATGCTTTCAGGTATGCTTCTGGCGATCCTTACCTACAGACCCATTTACAAAGCCATGTATGTCGTGACGGATATTCATCAGAAAGAAGAGGTTCTTGCAAAAACCATCCGTACCTCCGGACTGGATGAGGTGCATAATGCTAATTTTGAAACGACCGAAAAAGAATATACAGATGGCACCTCGTCAATAGTCACAACCTCTGCAACTATAGGGGAAGCCAAAGAAACGGTCAAGACGACAATCACTATACAGGGCAAAAACAGAGTATGGCTCACCGCTCTGATCTTTATACAAATTATCTATATTACAATGGTCTATGGTCCTATTGCAGCTTTTCTGGTGGAAATGTTCCCCGTGAAAATACGTTACACGTCTATGTCCTTACCTTATCATATAGGTAACGGTATATTCGGCGGGCTTCTTCCTGCGGTATCAACCTATCTGGCCAGTAATGCAAAGATGGCTCAGGACCCTGAGTTTTATCTTGCCGGACTCTGGTACCCGATTATAATTTCGGCGGCATGTCTCATTATAGGGGCTCTCTATATCAATAAATCTATTATTCACAAAGACGTTAATGACTAA
- a CDS encoding DUF6814 family protein, with the protein METVKKLLGIVWIALALFTAYFCIFELAIPKIGTGHQEDLVFGIIILAVLTPIISVGLALFGYFAWTGEYHTEKM; encoded by the coding sequence ATGGAAACGGTAAAAAAACTTTTAGGAATTGTGTGGATAGCATTAGCACTTTTCACAGCTTATTTCTGCATTTTCGAACTGGCTATTCCAAAGATAGGCACCGGCCATCAGGAGGATCTGGTATTCGGCATTATTATACTGGCGGTTCTAACGCCTATTATTTCTGTAGGACTGGCTCTTTTCGGATATTTTGCATGGACCGGTGAATACCATACGGAGAAAATGTAA
- a CDS encoding glycosyltransferase — protein MNIFHFFQSHFTFFYLALFILGIFLLIQLYYILFVYTKVSRYQVQSYQQTTDQVPVSVIICARNEENNLKSFLPLILEQEYAQFEIVVVNDCSNDDTQWVLQDFERKYDHLKVVEIKEHIQLKHNKKFGVTMGIKAARYTHFVFTDADCQPNSPQWLSEMAGAFTDGKEIILGYSPYFRQGGFLNKLIRFETTHTAMSYLSYALKKNAYMGVGRNMAYTKELFFKGKGFTSHMHIKSGDDDLFVNQNATKLNTRIVIHPNAHMYSVPKDSWKSYYKQKARHSGASVLYKKKHQRMLATQLASGILFYITLIACLALFPAMWYYMAGVYAFRLLLQVIVFRSIYKKLAVHDLIWWLPFLDLYYYFYICINGLFNRKKPQRSWK, from the coding sequence GTGAATATATTTCATTTTTTTCAAAGCCATTTTACATTCTTTTATCTGGCCTTGTTTATTTTAGGTATCTTCTTACTTATCCAGTTGTATTACATTCTGTTTGTATACACTAAAGTAAGCCGGTATCAGGTGCAATCCTATCAGCAGACCACAGATCAGGTGCCTGTTTCTGTTATTATCTGTGCACGTAATGAAGAGAATAATCTAAAATCTTTTTTACCTCTTATCCTCGAACAGGAATACGCTCAGTTTGAAATTGTAGTTGTCAATGACTGTTCGAATGATGACACCCAGTGGGTATTGCAGGACTTTGAACGCAAATATGATCACTTAAAAGTCGTAGAGATCAAGGAACATATTCAACTCAAACACAATAAAAAATTCGGTGTAACTATGGGTATAAAAGCTGCCCGTTATACCCATTTCGTCTTTACAGATGCTGATTGTCAACCCAATTCGCCCCAATGGCTTTCGGAAATGGCGGGTGCATTTACGGACGGAAAAGAGATTATTCTGGGTTACTCACCTTATTTCAGACAAGGCGGATTCCTGAACAAACTCATCCGATTCGAAACTACACATACAGCAATGAGTTACCTTTCGTATGCACTGAAGAAGAATGCTTACATGGGTGTAGGGCGCAATATGGCCTATACAAAAGAATTGTTTTTCAAGGGAAAAGGATTTACCTCTCATATGCATATCAAATCGGGGGATGATGACCTGTTTGTCAATCAGAATGCAACTAAGCTAAATACCCGTATTGTCATACATCCTAATGCCCATATGTACTCGGTGCCTAAAGACAGCTGGAAAAGTTATTACAAACAAAAAGCAAGGCATTCCGGGGCATCTGTTCTTTACAAAAAGAAACATCAGCGCATGTTAGCGACCCAGCTCGCTTCCGGTATCTTATTTTATATTACCTTAATCGCCTGTCTGGCTTTATTCCCTGCGATGTGGTATTATATGGCCGGAGTCTATGCATTTAGACTGCTTTTACAGGTTATTGTCTTTCGCAGTATTTACAAAAAACTTGCAGTACATGATCTTATCTGGTGGTTACCATTTTTAGACCTGTATTACTATTTCTATATTTGCATCAATGGTTTATTCAACAGGAAGAAACCGCAACGGAGCTGGAAATAA
- the rsmG gene encoding 16S rRNA (guanine(527)-N(7))-methyltransferase RsmG: MNPSVDIIYKYFPKLTETQKNQFAQLAELYPFWNNQINVISRKDIESLYLHHVLHSLGIAKFMTEITAGTHILDVGTGGGFPGIPLAILFPEVKFHLVDSIGKKIKVVREVATALGLTNVEADHMRAEQLDYKYDFVVSRAVTRLGDFAPWIRNKFLKQDKNGVPNGILYLKGGDLKEEIKESRLKAELHPLSDYFTEDFFETKYVVYVPM, from the coding sequence TTGAATCCATCAGTAGACATTATCTATAAATACTTTCCGAAATTAACGGAAACACAAAAAAATCAGTTTGCACAGTTAGCTGAGTTATATCCTTTCTGGAACAACCAGATCAATGTGATATCGCGTAAAGATATAGAGAGCCTTTATCTTCACCATGTTCTTCATTCATTGGGTATAGCAAAGTTTATGACAGAGATTACAGCGGGAACACATATTCTGGATGTCGGTACCGGAGGAGGATTTCCGGGTATACCTTTAGCCATCTTATTTCCCGAAGTGAAATTTCACCTGGTCGATTCGATCGGAAAAAAAATCAAAGTTGTACGGGAAGTTGCGACAGCATTAGGTCTGACCAATGTGGAAGCCGATCATATGCGTGCCGAGCAGCTGGACTATAAATACGATTTCGTAGTATCCAGAGCCGTAACACGATTAGGTGATTTTGCACCATGGATCCGCAATAAATTTTTGAAACAGGATAAAAACGGTGTTCCTAATGGTATTCTGTATTTAAAAGGAGGAGATCTGAAAGAAGAGATCAAAGAGTCCAGACTCAAAGCGGAACTCCACCCCTTGTCAGATTATTTTACAGAAGATTTCTTTGAAACCAAATACGTGGTCTACGTACCCATGTAG
- a CDS encoding MerR family transcriptional regulator, translating into MPYKEREINKLYYTMGEVTEMFNVNASQIRFYEREFTVLQPKKNKKGNRLFTQEDIANLKIIFNLVKEKGYTLQGARDYLRTNKNEARENQRVIDSLEKLKGFLLEVRDSL; encoded by the coding sequence ATGCCTTACAAGGAGCGCGAAATAAATAAATTATACTACACGATGGGTGAGGTAACGGAGATGTTTAATGTCAATGCATCTCAGATCCGTTTTTACGAACGTGAATTTACGGTCTTGCAACCCAAAAAGAATAAAAAGGGCAACCGTCTCTTTACTCAGGAAGATATTGCGAATCTGAAAATAATCTTTAATCTGGTAAAAGAAAAAGGCTACACATTACAGGGTGCGCGTGATTATCTGCGTACAAATAAAAATGAAGCACGGGAAAATCAGCGCGTCATTGATTCCTTAGAAAAGTTAAAAGGCTTCTTACTGGAAGTAAGGGACAGTCTGTAA
- a CDS encoding DMT family transporter, whose amino-acid sequence MSSIKINRNILVLHLTVLIWGFTGILGGLISVSAIHLVWYRVGIAAIALAVYFLFKRQSIVVSKRDFLKFFMTGAVVGLHWVLFFYSIKVSTVSVTLVTLSSVTLYTAIFEPMLYKRKIAALDIVIGLIIILGIYTIFQFETRYLAGIISGLACAFCASVFSILNGKMVKSSSPTIITFYEMLGAFFWISVFMLFSGDFNASMQLSQQDLWYLLLLGVVCTAVAYVMGVAVMKELTAFTVALTTNLEAVYGIILAVLIFGHKETMSLGFYVGAVIVLTAVFLYPYVKTRMENRQKDLIIRKLH is encoded by the coding sequence ATGTCCTCTATCAAAATTAACCGCAATATTCTTGTTTTGCACCTGACCGTGCTGATTTGGGGTTTTACAGGTATTTTGGGTGGACTGATCTCCGTATCAGCGATTCATCTGGTCTGGTATAGAGTAGGTATTGCTGCCATTGCATTAGCTGTATATTTTCTATTCAAGCGCCAGAGTATCGTTGTCAGTAAGCGTGATTTTCTTAAATTCTTTATGACCGGTGCTGTGGTGGGGTTACATTGGGTGCTGTTCTTTTATTCTATAAAAGTATCTACCGTATCCGTTACTCTGGTGACGCTCTCTTCGGTAACATTATATACTGCGATATTCGAGCCGATGTTATACAAACGCAAAATAGCAGCTTTGGATATTGTCATCGGACTGATCATTATTTTAGGTATATACACCATATTTCAATTTGAAACCCGGTATCTGGCTGGCATTATCAGCGGTCTCGCATGTGCATTCTGTGCAAGTGTATTCTCCATTCTCAATGGAAAAATGGTGAAATCATCCAGTCCTACCATTATTACTTTTTACGAAATGCTGGGCGCTTTTTTCTGGATCAGTGTTTTTATGCTTTTCTCTGGCGATTTCAATGCCAGTATGCAACTCAGTCAGCAAGACCTGTGGTATTTATTGCTACTGGGTGTTGTATGTACAGCAGTTGCTTATGTTATGGGAGTAGCTGTCATGAAAGAACTGACGGCATTTACTGTGGCATTGACGACCAATCTGGAAGCTGTCTATGGGATTATCCTTGCTGTATTGATATTTGGTCACAAAGAGACCATGAGTCTGGGTTTTTACGTGGGAGCTGTGATCGTATTGACGGCTGTATTTCTTTATCCATATGTCAAGACCCGAATGGAAAACCGGCAGAAAGATCTTATTATCCGTAAGCTGCATTGA